The following are from one region of the Nicotiana tomentosiformis chromosome 7, ASM39032v3, whole genome shotgun sequence genome:
- the LOC138895700 gene encoding uncharacterized protein, translating into MVEANMIFFRRDELLVEGVDHNRSMHIIVKCEDKVVSRVLVDGGSGMNIFPLSTLRELSIHLREVKESHVRVRAFNGSQKDVIGEIYLALQIRPIEFPILFQVMDISSLYNLLLGRPWIHMAWAVPSTLHQCMKFECDCQEIIIHGEWNRSSYVEHAVLFIEVLDGVTFHVVKIM; encoded by the coding sequence ATGGTCGAAGCAAACATGATATTCTTTCGAAGAGACGAACTTCTTGTAGAAGGTGTGGATCATAACAGATCCATGCACATCATAGTCAAGTGTGAGGATAAAGTGGTGTCTCGAGTACTTGTAGACGGAGGATCCGGAATGAATATCTTCCCACTCTCTACTCTACGAGAATTGAGTATCCATTTGAGAGAGGTGAAGGAAAGCCATGTCAGAGTGAGAGCTTTCAATGGGTCTCAAAAGGACGTCATTGGAGAGATATACTTAGCCCTACAAATTAGACCAATTGAGTTCCCAATACTGTTTCAAGTAATGGACATTTCATCTTTATATAACCTGTTGCTGGGAAGGCCCTGGATACATATGGCATGGGCAGTTCCATCCACTCTCCATCAATGTATGAAGTTCGAGTGTGATTGCCAAGAGATCATAATTCATGGTGAATGGAACCGGTCATCTTATGTAGAACATGCagttctattcatagaagtattggATGGGGTCACCTTTCACGTAGTCAAAATCATGTAG
- the LOC138895701 gene encoding uncharacterized protein — translation MFFDGATNFKGVGIGAVLISESEQHYPASAKIRFPCTNNMIEFVDAFATISSMIQHPDKNYIDPIEIEVRDQRVYYFHVDKEPNGKPWYYDIKSFLETRDYPENVTNGQKQALRRLAHHFFLNKEVLYRRTPDLVLLRCVDVTEETRLLEEIHVGTCRPHMNSFTLAKKILRVGYFWMTMKNDSICNV, via the exons ATGTTTTTCGACGGAGCAACAAACTTCAAAGGTGTTGGGATTGGGGCAGTCTTGATCTCTGAGTCAGAACAGCACTACCCAGCTTCAGCTAAGATAAGGTTCccttgcaccaataatatg ATTGAGTTTGTCGATGCCTTTGCAACCATTTCATCTATGATCCAACATCCAGATAAGAATTATATCGACCCTATTGAGATAGAGGTTCGGGATCAGCGTGTGTACTATTTCCATGTAGATAAAGAGCCAAACGGTAAGCCGTGGTACTACGACATCAAAAGTTTCCTTGAAACAAGAGATTATCCAGAGAATGTCACCAATGGTCAGAAGCAAGCACTCAGAAGGCTAGCACATCACTTTTTCCTTAACAAGGAAGTCCTATACAGGAGGACCCCGGACTTGGTTCTGTTAAGGTGTGTAGATGTCACTGAAGAAACCAGATTACTAGAAGAAATACATGTAGGGACGTGCAGACCTCACATGAATAGTTTCACTCTGGCCAAGAAGATTTTAAGAgtcggatacttttggatgaccatgAAAAACGATAGTATCTGTAACGTgtag